A DNA window from Mycobacteriales bacterium contains the following coding sequences:
- a CDS encoding recombinase family protein: MRCVIYLRVSREQAEKGEGEEGFSLPAQREACLRHIRDHGWTVVDEYSDRGESARSADRPQLQALLDRVTHDRDLDAVVVHKVDRLARNMEDHVAIRCCAAAASPWSTSPRTSKRPPPAGWSKASTR; encoded by the coding sequence CGCGAGCAGGCCGAGAAAGGCGAAGGCGAGGAAGGCTTCTCGCTACCCGCCCAACGGGAGGCTTGCCTGCGCCACATCCGCGACCACGGCTGGACCGTGGTCGACGAGTACTCCGACCGCGGCGAGTCCGCCCGCTCCGCCGACCGGCCGCAGCTGCAGGCGCTGCTCGACCGGGTCACCCACGACCGGGACCTTGACGCCGTCGTCGTGCACAAGGTCGACCGGCTGGCCCGCAACATGGAAGATCACGTCGCCATCCGCTGCTGCGCCGCCGCGGCGTCGCCCTGGTCAACGTCACCGAGAACATCGAAGAGACCGCCTCCGGCCGGCTGGTCGAAGGCATCCACGCGCTGA
- a CDS encoding recombinase family protein encodes MLRRRGVALVNVTENIEETASGRLVEGIHALMAEFYSANLAAEVRKGMGQKAKQGGYPHAAPLGYRNVRETIAGRRICRMEIDPDRAPLVKLAFELYLTGEYTLDSLVDELARRGLRNLGRRDYPPKPLGVTGVAHLLANKAYAGIVEWDGVEDAGQREPLIDRDTFRRVQALLAARAVRGIRNRKYNHYRKGLLGCAVCARALSIQVSKGTYIYFYCLGQKGSRAPTGFREAYVPADRLETEIINLYRQVELPPAWVDRLRADLQTEITHRQHDRAAQREFATRALAEAEAERRKILDAYYANAIDLTVLKREQERVGADIDRIQAQLADLDASLTAWQEILDLAIRFAGNCATAYSSAEERTRRLFNNAVFETITVAAAGSTPWSTGHRSTTCSLRPSSNTDVV; translated from the coding sequence CTGCTGCGCCGCCGCGGCGTCGCCCTGGTCAACGTCACCGAGAACATCGAAGAGACCGCCTCCGGCCGGCTGGTCGAAGGCATCCACGCGCTGATGGCCGAGTTCTACTCGGCGAACCTGGCCGCCGAGGTCCGCAAGGGCATGGGCCAGAAGGCCAAGCAGGGTGGCTACCCGCACGCCGCCCCGCTCGGCTACCGCAACGTGCGGGAGACCATCGCCGGCCGGCGGATCTGCCGGATGGAGATCGACCCCGACCGGGCGCCCCTCGTCAAGCTCGCGTTCGAGCTCTACCTGACCGGCGAGTACACCCTGGACAGCCTCGTCGACGAGCTGGCCCGCCGCGGGCTGCGCAACCTTGGCCGCCGCGACTACCCGCCCAAGCCGCTCGGGGTCACCGGCGTCGCGCACCTGCTGGCGAACAAGGCCTACGCCGGCATCGTCGAATGGGACGGCGTCGAAGACGCCGGGCAGCGCGAGCCGCTGATCGACCGCGACACCTTCCGCCGCGTCCAAGCGCTGCTCGCCGCCCGCGCGGTGCGCGGCATCCGCAACCGCAAGTACAACCACTACCGCAAGGGCCTGCTCGGCTGCGCCGTCTGCGCCCGGGCGCTGTCGATCCAGGTCAGCAAGGGCACCTACATCTACTTCTACTGCCTCGGCCAGAAAGGCAGCCGCGCCCCGACCGGCTTCCGGGAGGCCTACGTCCCCGCGGACCGGCTGGAAACCGAGATCATCAACCTCTACCGCCAAGTCGAGCTACCACCCGCCTGGGTCGACCGGCTCCGCGCGGATCTGCAAACCGAGATCACGCACCGCCAGCACGACCGCGCCGCTCAGCGCGAGTTCGCAACCCGCGCCCTCGCCGAAGCCGAAGCCGAACGGCGCAAGATCCTCGACGCCTACTACGCCAACGCCATCGACCTGACCGTGCTCAAGCGCGAACAGGAACGCGTCGGCGCCGACATCGACCGCATCCAAGCCCAGCTCGCCGACCTCGACGCCAGCCTCACCGCATGGCAGGAGATCCTCGACCTCGCCATCCGCTTCGCCGGCAACTGCGCCACCGCCTACTCCAGCGCGGAGGAACGCACCCGGCGGCTGTTCAACAACGCCGTCTTCGAGACAATCACCGTCGCGGCCGCCGGATCCACGCCGTGGAGTACCGGCCACCGTTCGACGACCTGTTCGCTACGTCCGAGTTCGAATACGGACGTTGTGTAG
- the gltX gene encoding glutamate--tRNA ligase yields MADEVRARFAPSPTGDLHVGNIRTALYNWAFVRHLDGRLIFRLEDTDRSRSSDEACAAAIDTMHWLGLDWDEGVEVGGPDGPYRQSERYGIYREWTDRFLGEGSAYSCYCSQEEVAARSKAAGRPPGYDGHCRSLTEGQIDQYRAEGRLPAIRLRMQAGTTSFDDLVRGEVSFDNATVPDFVLVRADGHPLYTLAVAVDDVLMRITHIVRGEDLLSSTPRQVAVYRAMGIPPERWPRFGHLPMVLGPDGQRLSKRNGVVSIAWYRREGFLPEAMCNYLALLGWSPGDDRELFNLTEMRAGFEVGRVNRNPARFDLKKLEAINAEKIRELPEDELHRRVLMVLSDAGLLTEASTAATSATLKAGVRLIQTRIRRLVDAVPMLAFLLVEEAEFVRDPDDVAAMLIPEAVPALQAALVVLDKVDDWVEPRINAALRAGLDVAELKTKTAFPPLYVAVVGHRTGPPLFDSLALLGRDRVLGRLESALELARGGERAG; encoded by the coding sequence ATGGCTGACGAGGTCCGGGCCCGTTTCGCACCGTCCCCAACCGGCGATCTGCACGTGGGCAACATTCGTACGGCCTTGTACAACTGGGCCTTCGTCCGACATCTCGATGGCCGCCTCATCTTCCGGCTGGAGGATACCGACCGCAGCCGATCCAGCGATGAGGCCTGTGCCGCGGCGATCGACACCATGCACTGGCTGGGCTTGGACTGGGACGAGGGGGTCGAAGTCGGGGGACCTGACGGCCCGTACCGACAGAGCGAGCGCTACGGGATCTACCGCGAATGGACGGATCGTTTCCTCGGCGAAGGCAGTGCCTATAGCTGCTACTGCAGCCAGGAGGAAGTGGCCGCGCGGTCCAAGGCTGCCGGTCGCCCTCCTGGTTACGACGGTCATTGCCGATCTCTAACCGAGGGCCAGATCGATCAGTACCGTGCCGAGGGTCGTCTACCTGCGATCCGGCTCCGGATGCAAGCGGGCACGACCAGCTTCGACGACCTGGTTCGGGGCGAGGTCAGCTTCGACAACGCCACCGTCCCCGACTTCGTTCTGGTTCGGGCCGATGGTCATCCGCTGTACACCCTCGCGGTGGCGGTTGACGACGTTCTGATGCGGATCACCCACATCGTGCGAGGCGAGGACCTACTCTCCTCCACCCCTAGGCAAGTGGCCGTCTACCGGGCGATGGGGATACCGCCCGAGCGCTGGCCGAGGTTTGGGCACCTGCCCATGGTGCTGGGACCAGACGGCCAACGGCTGTCCAAGCGCAACGGGGTGGTATCCATCGCCTGGTACCGGCGGGAGGGCTTCTTGCCGGAAGCCATGTGCAACTACCTAGCTCTGCTGGGTTGGTCGCCCGGCGACGATCGTGAGCTATTCAACCTGACCGAAATGCGGGCCGGGTTCGAGGTCGGTCGGGTCAACCGCAATCCTGCCCGGTTCGACCTGAAGAAGCTGGAAGCGATCAACGCGGAGAAGATCCGCGAGCTGCCGGAGGACGAGCTGCATCGCCGCGTACTTATGGTTCTGAGCGACGCGGGGCTTCTGACGGAGGCTTCCACGGCCGCCACGTCGGCGACGCTCAAAGCGGGGGTGCGACTCATCCAAACCAGGATCCGCCGCCTAGTGGACGCAGTGCCCATGCTCGCCTTCTTGCTGGTCGAGGAGGCGGAGTTCGTTCGCGATCCGGATGACGTCGCAGCCATGCTGATTCCGGAGGCCGTCCCGGCTTTGCAGGCTGCTCTAGTGGTGCTCGACAAGGTCGACGATTGGGTAGAACCTCGGATCAACGCTGCCCTTCGGGCTGGTCTGGACGTGGCGGAGCTCAAGACGAAGACGGCCTTCCCCCCGCTTTACGTCGCGGTCGTCGGTCACCGAACCGGGCCGCCCCTGTTCGACTCGCTCGCGCTGCTCGGTCGGGACCGCGTGCTGGGCCGATTGGAGAGCGCACTCGAGCTGGCACGGGGTGGCGAGCGAGCCGGATGA